One window from the genome of Mucilaginibacter ginsenosidivorans encodes:
- a CDS encoding glutamate-5-semialdehyde dehydrogenase, with product MNYKQYFEDALAAGRNIIGIEPDTIVAVLNDVAASAIANTTHLLQENQKDLDRMDPSDPKYDRLKLTEARIKDIAKDMVNVASLPNPLGHILSEKEMPNGLHISKISVPLGVVGVIYEARPNVTFDVFALCFKTGNVSVLKGGSDAEYSNKAIIALIHDVLSNHGVNKNVAVLLPPEREATEALFNAIGYIDVLIPRGSQALIDRVRQQSKVPVIETGAGIVHTYFDETADLQKGADIIFNAKTRRVSVCNALDCLIIHSSRLSDLPQLAIPLVDKEVEIYADPQAYAALLGRYPSVLLHQAEAEHFGTEFLSYKMSVKTVPGFREAMDHIAQYSSKHSEAIITENEVNAVEFLNKVDAAAVYVNASTAFTDGAQFGLGAEIGISTQKLHARGPMGLQELTSYKWLVKGNGQVRNP from the coding sequence ATGAACTACAAACAATATTTTGAGGACGCTCTTGCCGCCGGCAGGAATATCATCGGTATTGAGCCTGACACTATCGTGGCTGTGCTCAATGACGTTGCCGCATCTGCCATAGCCAATACCACCCATTTATTGCAGGAAAACCAAAAGGACCTTGACCGGATGGATCCCTCCGATCCCAAATACGATCGTCTGAAACTGACCGAAGCGCGCATAAAAGACATTGCGAAGGATATGGTGAACGTAGCCAGCCTGCCGAACCCGCTTGGGCACATCCTGTCCGAAAAAGAAATGCCCAACGGGCTTCATATCAGTAAGATCAGCGTTCCGCTGGGCGTTGTCGGCGTGATATACGAGGCCAGACCAAATGTGACTTTTGATGTATTTGCGCTCTGTTTCAAAACCGGGAACGTATCGGTGCTGAAAGGCGGCAGCGATGCGGAATATTCCAACAAAGCTATCATAGCGCTTATCCACGATGTGCTTTCGAACCACGGTGTCAATAAAAACGTAGCCGTACTGCTTCCGCCTGAACGGGAAGCGACCGAAGCTTTATTTAATGCGATAGGCTATATCGATGTACTTATTCCCCGTGGCAGCCAGGCGCTTATCGACCGGGTCCGCCAGCAAAGTAAAGTACCTGTAATTGAAACCGGCGCCGGCATTGTCCATACTTATTTTGACGAAACCGCCGATCTGCAAAAAGGTGCCGATATCATTTTCAATGCGAAAACGCGCCGCGTAAGCGTTTGTAATGCCCTGGATTGTTTGATCATCCATTCGTCCCGCCTATCCGATCTGCCCCAACTGGCTATACCTTTGGTTGACAAAGAAGTCGAAATTTATGCCGATCCGCAGGCTTATGCGGCTTTATTAGGTCGTTACCCTTCCGTCTTGTTGCACCAGGCGGAAGCCGAACATTTCGGCACCGAATTTTTATCCTATAAAATGTCCGTCAAAACGGTGCCTGGTTTCCGGGAAGCCATGGATCATATAGCCCAATACAGTTCCAAACACAGTGAGGCCATCATTACCGAAAACGAAGTGAATGCTGTAGAGTTCCTCAACAAGGTAGACGCGGCTGCGGTATATGTTAACGCATCCACCGCTTTTACCGATGGTGCCCAGTTCGGCTTAGGGGCCGAAATAGGTATCAGCACCCAAAAGCTCCATGCCCGTGGACCGATGGGTTTACAGGAACTCACCAGCTACAAATGGCTCGTTAAAGGCAACGGACAGGTGCGCAATCCGTAA
- a CDS encoding phosphate ABC transporter ATP-binding protein: MTNNPHISIQQLNVTIGNQHILKDISINIPNKKVISIIGPSGCGKTTLLKSFNRLLDDTADVKVTGKVLVDNENIYDPDVEVTHIRKKMGLLSQRPYPLPMSIYDNVAYGPRIHGTRKKADLDGIVETQLKATGLWNEVKDRLSAPATRLSIGQQQRLCLARGLAVEPEIILGDESTSALDPVSTSIIEDLFIRLKEQYTIVLVTHILRQARRVSDYIIFVYMGRIIEFGPTEELLLNPKEELTKEYVKGYIS; encoded by the coding sequence ATGACTAATAACCCACATATCAGCATACAGCAGCTAAACGTCACTATTGGCAACCAGCATATACTGAAGGATATTTCCATCAATATCCCCAACAAAAAGGTCATCTCCATCATCGGCCCTTCGGGCTGCGGGAAGACAACCTTGCTTAAATCCTTCAACCGCCTGCTGGACGACACGGCCGACGTAAAGGTAACCGGTAAGGTGCTGGTAGATAACGAGAACATCTACGACCCGGATGTGGAAGTTACCCATATCCGCAAAAAGATGGGACTGCTTTCGCAGCGGCCCTACCCCCTGCCCATGTCCATTTATGATAACGTGGCCTACGGCCCGCGTATACACGGTACCCGCAAAAAAGCCGACCTGGACGGGATAGTGGAAACACAGCTTAAAGCTACCGGCCTGTGGAACGAGGTGAAGGACCGTTTAAGCGCGCCTGCAACGCGTTTATCCATCGGGCAGCAGCAGCGCCTGTGCCTGGCACGCGGATTGGCTGTGGAGCCCGAGATCATCCTCGGCGACGAATCCACATCCGCCCTCGACCCGGTCTCGACGAGCATCATCGAAGACCTGTTCATCAGGCTGAAGGAACAATACACCATCGTACTGGTTACCCACATCCTGCGCCAGGCACGCCGCGTATCCGATTATATCATCTTCGTGTACATGGGCCGGATCATCGAGTTTGGCCCGACGGAGGAGTTGCTGCTTAATCCAAAAGAAGAACTAACGAAGGAGTACGTTAAGGGGTATATCAGTTAG
- the proB gene encoding glutamate 5-kinase, which yields MSAGYHRIVIKIGSNVFTQPDGLPDNARIAHLVEQIASIKKQGKEVILVSSGAVASGRSLISVSEKADAVAARQLLASIGQVKLINTYSALFGNFDMLCSQILVTKEDFRDRLHYLNMRNCLEVLLQHQVIPVVNENDVVSVTELMFTDNDELAGLIASMLNAQALIVLTNVHGIYNGDPKLPGSKLIEEVDTETPDFSAFVTSGRSQFGRGGMITKSTMAHKTAQLGIAVHIANGTKDHILTDVLEGKVPHTRFAPDKSKSGRKKWIAHSAHTATGAVVVNDGAKLALTSSKATSLLPIGIVKLQDNFNKGEIIKLLDEQGKLIGLGIAEYGSDKAKERIGQKNQKALVHYDYLYLP from the coding sequence ATGTCTGCCGGCTATCATCGCATTGTTATCAAAATAGGCTCCAACGTTTTTACGCAACCCGATGGCCTGCCCGACAACGCCCGTATTGCGCATTTGGTGGAACAAATAGCCAGCATCAAAAAACAAGGGAAAGAGGTAATACTGGTGTCGTCGGGTGCGGTGGCTTCGGGCCGCAGCCTGATATCCGTATCCGAAAAGGCCGACGCTGTCGCCGCAAGGCAGCTTTTGGCTTCCATCGGGCAGGTAAAACTCATCAACACCTATTCGGCCCTGTTTGGCAATTTTGATATGCTTTGCTCGCAGATATTGGTTACCAAGGAGGATTTCCGCGACCGCCTGCACTACCTAAACATGCGCAACTGCCTCGAGGTATTGCTGCAGCACCAGGTTATCCCGGTGGTAAACGAGAACGATGTAGTATCGGTAACCGAACTGATGTTTACCGACAACGATGAGCTCGCGGGGCTCATTGCTTCCATGCTGAATGCCCAGGCTTTGATCGTTCTGACCAATGTCCATGGCATTTATAACGGCGACCCGAAGCTTCCCGGCTCAAAACTGATAGAAGAGGTAGACACCGAAACACCTGATTTCTCCGCGTTTGTCACTTCGGGCAGATCACAGTTCGGTCGCGGCGGAATGATCACCAAATCGACCATGGCGCATAAGACCGCGCAGCTGGGTATCGCCGTGCATATTGCCAATGGTACAAAGGACCATATTTTGACGGATGTACTGGAAGGTAAAGTTCCGCACACCCGTTTCGCTCCTGATAAATCAAAATCCGGCAGGAAAAAATGGATAGCACATTCGGCCCACACTGCAACCGGTGCCGTGGTCGTAAACGATGGCGCCAAATTAGCATTAACATCCAGTAAGGCAACCAGTTTACTACCGATAGGTATAGTAAAACTTCAGGATAATTTCAACAAGGGCGAGATCATCAAATTACTGGATGAACAGGGCAAACTGATAGGCCTTGGCATAGCCGAATACGGTTCGGACAAGGCAAAAGAGCGCATCGGCCAAAAAAATCAAAAGGCGCTGGTGCATTATGATTATCTTTATTTGCCATGA
- the mnmA gene encoding tRNA 2-thiouridine(34) synthase MnmA, giving the protein MSKHGRILVAMSGGVDSSVASVMLHEQGYEVIGLTMKTWDYASSGTSSKETGCCSLDSINDARALAVGYGFPHYILDIRSEFGDFVIDNFVDEYLAGRTPNPCVLCNTHIKWEALLKRADKLDCEFIATGHYANIRQHDNGRYVVSKGLDENKDQSYVLWGVSQQNLARTKFPLGSFTKAQIRQMALDMGQMELAAKSESYEICFVPDNDYRAFLRHKVEDLEERVAGGNFVLTDGTVVGKHEGYPFYTIGQRKGLGIALGHPMFVTRIDPATNTVVLGTQDELQRKQAWVRNLNLVKYESITEPIEAVTKIRYKDAGTQSTIVQMSEHMKVDFHHSVSGIAPGQSAVFYEGNDLLGGGFLM; this is encoded by the coding sequence ATGAGTAAGCACGGCAGGATATTAGTTGCGATGAGCGGCGGGGTCGATAGTTCGGTAGCATCGGTGATGCTGCACGAGCAGGGCTATGAAGTTATCGGCCTTACCATGAAGACCTGGGATTATGCCTCGTCCGGTACCAGCTCCAAAGAAACTGGTTGTTGCAGCCTGGATAGTATCAACGATGCACGTGCCCTGGCCGTGGGTTATGGCTTCCCCCATTATATATTAGATATCCGCAGCGAATTCGGCGATTTTGTGATCGACAACTTTGTAGACGAATACCTCGCCGGCCGCACGCCAAACCCTTGTGTATTGTGCAATACCCATATTAAATGGGAAGCTTTGCTGAAACGTGCCGATAAACTCGACTGCGAATTTATCGCTACCGGGCATTACGCCAACATCCGTCAGCATGATAACGGCCGCTACGTGGTTTCCAAAGGTTTGGACGAAAACAAGGATCAATCCTATGTACTATGGGGCGTTTCGCAGCAAAACCTTGCCCGTACTAAGTTCCCGCTGGGCAGCTTTACCAAGGCGCAGATACGCCAGATGGCGCTGGATATGGGCCAAATGGAACTCGCAGCCAAAAGCGAAAGCTACGAGATATGCTTTGTGCCGGATAACGACTACCGCGCTTTTTTACGGCATAAAGTGGAAGATTTGGAAGAACGCGTGGCGGGCGGCAATTTTGTGCTTACCGATGGCACCGTAGTCGGCAAGCACGAAGGCTATCCTTTTTACACTATCGGTCAGCGTAAGGGATTAGGCATTGCTTTAGGGCATCCTATGTTCGTTACCCGCATAGATCCCGCCACCAACACCGTCGTTTTGGGTACGCAGGACGAATTGCAGCGCAAACAAGCCTGGGTGCGTAATCTTAACCTGGTGAAATACGAAAGCATTACCGAGCCTATAGAAGCGGTAACCAAAATACGCTACAAAGATGCCGGCACACAAAGCACCATCGTGCAAATGAGCGAACACATGAAGGTCGATTTTCATCATTCCGTATCGGGCATAGCGCCCGGCCAGTCGGCTGTATTTTACGAAGGCAACGACCTTTTGGGCGGCGGTTTCCTGATGTGA
- the pstA gene encoding phosphate ABC transporter permease PstA, with product MIRRKLEENFFRVLMVLATLIVGGSFFLIVGTIVYKGVPFMNWDMVTKIPGGGFYIGKEGGVLNAIIGSLYIAGGATVLGLLISIPVAIYINMYLGGRNVVANSLRIAFDVLFGIPSIVYGAFGFLIMVYFGIRASLLGGIVAVTLLVIPILVRTLDEVIRTVPKELRDASLALGATRWEMSKVIIRQIRPGVFTAILLSFGRAVGDVASVLFTAGFSDNIPTSLHQPAATLPLAIFFQLGSPVEEVQGRAYASALILTIVVLIITILSSVLAKQFSKNNIR from the coding sequence ATGATCAGGCGCAAACTGGAGGAGAATTTCTTCCGTGTTCTTATGGTGTTAGCTACGCTGATAGTAGGCGGAAGCTTTTTTCTTATCGTTGGAACAATAGTTTACAAAGGAGTCCCTTTCATGAACTGGGACATGGTAACCAAAATACCGGGCGGGGGTTTTTATATCGGTAAGGAAGGCGGCGTGCTCAATGCAATTATTGGTTCACTCTATATTGCAGGGGGCGCAACCGTGCTCGGCCTTCTCATCAGTATACCGGTCGCCATTTATATCAACATGTACCTGGGCGGGAGAAATGTAGTTGCGAACAGCCTCCGTATCGCTTTCGACGTGCTCTTCGGCATACCCTCTATCGTTTACGGCGCTTTCGGTTTTCTCATCATGGTTTATTTCGGCATACGCGCCTCGCTGCTGGGTGGTATTGTGGCGGTTACGCTGCTGGTTATCCCCATTCTTGTGCGCACGCTTGACGAGGTCATCCGCACCGTACCCAAAGAGTTGCGCGACGCCTCGCTGGCCCTTGGGGCTACCCGCTGGGAAATGTCCAAAGTCATCATCCGTCAGATACGCCCCGGTGTTTTTACCGCCATCCTGCTGTCGTTTGGGCGCGCTGTTGGCGATGTAGCCTCTGTACTGTTCACTGCCGGTTTCAGCGATAACATACCCACGTCTTTACATCAGCCCGCTGCAACGCTGCCGCTGGCCATTTTTTTCCAGCTGGGCAGCCCGGTGGAGGAAGTGCAGGGCCGCGCATACGCATCGGCTTTGATATTAACCATCGTTGTATTGATCATCACGATCCTATCCTCCGTTCTGGCTAAACAATTCTCAAAAAACAACATCAGGTAA
- a CDS encoding PAS domain-containing protein, with protein MRSGALRIALIYLAVSLAWILVSDRMLTVYQHILSPAWFVIFNDSRRFIFLSVTGYLLYRMIRANEKKLIESERHSRIRDDENRKLGTILTRVNNLIIITDKNNYISWVNKAFEDFTGYSFEEVAGYTPATFFIDGESGIDELSVILRHKKVREAFATEVNCRKKNGEKFCVHSEYTPLFDDNKEFTGYIGVYNDITGLKQKQIEAGRQIEKLKEVAWLSSHEIRRPLANIIGLTNLMKVTPLMDEKIRILDSINRSAGELDKIIHVINSTVGTELEDAPPPAPSS; from the coding sequence ATGAGATCCGGCGCGCTAAGGATTGCTTTAATTTACCTGGCTGTTTCCCTGGCGTGGATACTTGTTAGCGACAGGATGCTCACTGTTTATCAGCACATCCTTAGCCCGGCTTGGTTTGTTATTTTTAATGACTCCCGTCGGTTTATATTTCTTTCTGTAACCGGTTACCTGCTGTACCGGATGATCCGCGCCAACGAGAAAAAGCTGATCGAAAGCGAACGGCATTCGCGTATCAGGGACGATGAGAACCGCAAATTAGGCACTATCCTTACCAGGGTCAATAATCTCATCATCATTACCGACAAGAACAACTATATCAGTTGGGTAAATAAGGCATTCGAAGATTTTACCGGCTATTCGTTTGAAGAGGTTGCCGGGTATACGCCTGCTACGTTTTTTATCGACGGAGAATCGGGGATAGACGAACTCAGTGTTATCCTGCGTCATAAAAAAGTTAGGGAGGCGTTCGCCACCGAGGTTAATTGCCGGAAAAAGAATGGCGAAAAATTTTGCGTGCATAGCGAATACACGCCCCTGTTTGACGACAACAAGGAGTTTACCGGCTATATTGGCGTTTATAACGACATTACCGGGCTCAAACAAAAACAGATCGAAGCAGGCCGGCAGATAGAAAAATTAAAGGAAGTTGCCTGGCTAAGTTCGCACGAGATCCGCAGGCCGCTCGCCAATATTATCGGGCTCACAAACCTGATGAAGGTTACGCCTTTGATGGACGAAAAGATAAGGATACTCGACAGCATCAACCGGTCTGCCGGTGAATTGGATAAGATCATTCATGTCATAAATTCCACCGTAGGTACCGAACTCGAAGACGCTCCTCCTCCTGCCCCATCCTCCTGA
- a CDS encoding NAD-dependent succinate-semialdehyde dehydrogenase has product MSIIAIDPANGKVIRKYRPNTPKQADQKIKQTHKAWLNWKNTTHQERSALLTAMAGVLQTRKTELAILMAQEMGKPTSQGVAEIEKCASVCEYYAANAGNQLADQIIETDASKSYITFQPLGVVLAVMPWNFPFWQAFRFLAPALAAGNCGVLKHASNVPGCALAIEDVVRQAGFPENVFQTLLVESAMVEKIIENPFIQAVTLTGSTNAGKQVAQKAGSLVKKTVLELGGSDPYVILEDADLEKAAEICVNSRVINGGQSCIAAKRFIVVKSVEKEFTKYFLAKMKAKKLGDPLDILTDIGPQARTDLRNELHEQVKLSIKKGAKCILGGTLPKGKGAFYPATILTKVKPGMPAYDEELFGPVAAIISAKDKADAIRIANDSSFGLGSAVFTKDRERGEKIAATQLQSGSCFVNALVKSDPRLPFGGIKQSGYGRELGMFGIHEFVNIKTVFVA; this is encoded by the coding sequence ATGAGCATTATAGCAATAGACCCCGCTAACGGGAAAGTTATCAGGAAATACCGTCCCAATACCCCTAAACAGGCTGATCAGAAGATAAAGCAAACCCATAAGGCCTGGCTTAACTGGAAAAACACCACCCACCAGGAACGGTCGGCCCTGTTAACGGCAATGGCCGGTGTGCTGCAAACCCGGAAAACGGAGCTCGCTATCCTGATGGCGCAGGAAATGGGCAAACCCACCAGCCAGGGCGTGGCTGAAATTGAAAAATGCGCCTCGGTTTGCGAATATTACGCTGCCAACGCCGGCAACCAGCTCGCCGACCAAATTATCGAAACAGATGCCTCCAAAAGCTACATAACTTTTCAGCCATTAGGTGTTGTATTGGCCGTTATGCCCTGGAACTTTCCTTTCTGGCAGGCTTTCCGTTTTCTTGCACCCGCTTTGGCCGCAGGCAATTGCGGCGTACTAAAACATGCATCAAATGTTCCCGGCTGTGCACTGGCAATTGAGGATGTCGTTCGTCAGGCGGGTTTCCCTGAAAACGTCTTTCAAACGCTACTTGTCGAAAGCGCCATGGTGGAAAAGATCATCGAGAACCCTTTTATACAGGCTGTTACCCTTACCGGCAGCACTAACGCGGGCAAACAGGTGGCCCAAAAAGCCGGCTCGCTCGTCAAAAAAACTGTGCTCGAGCTTGGCGGCAGCGATCCCTACGTGATACTGGAGGATGCCGACCTTGAAAAAGCCGCTGAAATTTGCGTCAACAGTCGCGTCATCAACGGCGGGCAAAGCTGTATTGCTGCCAAGCGGTTTATCGTGGTCAAATCAGTCGAAAAGGAATTCACCAAATACTTCCTGGCTAAAATGAAAGCTAAAAAGCTGGGCGATCCGCTGGATATCCTTACCGATATTGGCCCCCAGGCCCGCACCGATCTGCGCAACGAACTGCACGAACAGGTAAAGCTCTCCATCAAAAAAGGTGCAAAATGTATTTTAGGGGGAACGTTGCCTAAAGGCAAAGGCGCTTTTTACCCCGCCACAATCCTTACCAAAGTAAAACCAGGTATGCCCGCTTATGACGAAGAACTGTTCGGCCCGGTAGCTGCCATCATTTCCGCCAAAGACAAAGCCGACGCTATCCGCATTGCCAACGACAGCAGCTTTGGGCTTGGTTCGGCAGTGTTCACCAAAGACAGGGAGAGGGGAGAGAAAATAGCGGCAACGCAATTGCAGTCCGGCTCATGCTTTGTCAATGCCCTCGTAAAATCCGACCCGCGTTTGCCGTTCGGCGGTATCAAACAATCCGGCTACGGCCGGGAACTGGGCATGTTCGGCATACATGAATTTGTGAATATCAAGACGGTTTTTGTGGCGTAA
- a CDS encoding MutS-related protein produces MNFDIDRQTLNDLAIFQNNNSRQSIYSLFSHADTIGGSEVLQDMFNRPLTDPADIRERLEVFLYIEEHNIKVGLNRNDYDFVEFYLKKHYHAKPFSVITSFLEKIIYAFKFNDSEYYVIQTGVESSLSILDSLIRYAEALQGDLPRKIQEFRSAILTTFQPKEFEWLKQLIKKPKLSAADMAKADHFFRQLAYERMKILLSVAYQLDVYQSVSKCGKTLGFTFPVVNKTNARELTIEGLFHPFITDPKSNDVEFGPGGNVCFVTGTNMAGKSSLLKAIGIAVYLSQLGFPVPAKRMVTSAFKGIITTINLADDVEQGHSHFYKEVLRVKHVAEKLNQSKDIFVIFDELFRGTNVKDAYDASLAIIAAFAEVKTCFFVVSTHIVEVAHELSSIENINFRYMETVFEDTNPVNTYQLKAGITEERLGMWIVKNEGILEIIKGALKA; encoded by the coding sequence ATGAACTTCGATATAGACAGGCAAACACTAAATGATCTGGCAATATTTCAAAACAACAATTCCCGTCAATCTATATATAGCCTTTTCAGCCACGCTGATACCATTGGCGGCAGTGAAGTGTTGCAGGATATGTTCAATAGGCCGCTTACCGATCCTGCTGACATACGGGAAAGGCTGGAAGTGTTTTTGTATATAGAGGAGCACAATATAAAAGTCGGCTTAAATAGAAACGATTATGATTTTGTAGAATTTTATTTAAAAAAGCATTATCATGCTAAACCTTTTTCAGTTATAACCAGTTTCTTAGAAAAAATCATCTATGCGTTTAAGTTTAACGATAGTGAGTATTATGTAATCCAAACCGGCGTAGAAAGTTCACTGTCTATACTTGATAGCCTGATCAGGTACGCTGAAGCGCTGCAAGGCGATCTGCCCAGGAAAATACAGGAATTTCGCTCAGCCATTTTAACCACCTTCCAGCCAAAAGAATTTGAATGGCTAAAACAATTGATAAAGAAACCAAAACTCAGCGCTGCGGATATGGCAAAAGCGGACCATTTTTTCAGGCAGCTTGCCTATGAAAGAATGAAGATATTGCTGAGTGTCGCTTACCAGTTAGATGTTTATCAATCCGTAAGTAAATGCGGCAAAACCCTTGGTTTCACATTTCCGGTAGTTAATAAAACCAACGCCAGGGAATTAACTATCGAGGGTTTATTCCATCCGTTTATTACCGATCCTAAAAGTAACGACGTGGAATTTGGTCCCGGCGGCAATGTTTGTTTTGTTACCGGTACTAACATGGCCGGAAAATCATCCCTGCTTAAAGCAATAGGGATCGCGGTCTATTTATCCCAGTTAGGCTTCCCGGTGCCTGCGAAACGTATGGTGACTTCCGCATTTAAAGGGATAATAACGACCATAAACTTAGCGGACGATGTAGAACAGGGGCATAGCCACTTTTATAAAGAAGTATTACGGGTAAAGCACGTGGCCGAAAAATTAAACCAGTCAAAAGATATCTTTGTCATTTTTGACGAACTGTTCAGGGGAACCAATGTTAAAGACGCCTATGATGCCTCGCTTGCCATCATTGCAGCCTTTGCCGAAGTGAAAACCTGTTTCTTTGTGGTTTCTACCCATATTGTTGAGGTTGCCCATGAATTATCATCCATTGAAAATATTAATTTCCGGTATATGGAAACCGTTTTTGAAGATACGAACCCGGTAAACACTTACCAGCTTAAAGCGGGCATTACCGAAGAGCGATTGGGCATGTGGATAGTAAAAAATGAAGGTATACTGGAGATAATAAAGGGCGCTTTGAAGGCTTAG